The following are encoded together in the Bacillus cereus group sp. RP43 genome:
- a CDS encoding cyclic nucleotide-binding domain-containing protein, with product MDNKSDLIIQYLKAFNMLGIFPGISTDNFQVNHFEKGKLICDKDDEMHRLYFVIKGKVKVYTITPEGKKLILRFINPLAVVGDIELIQNSKAHNVVEACSDVVAISISNTVIRNKLLHDPIFMNFLLENIANTLKISTRFTALNLLYPVEVRVASYLLSISTDSNGNMYKEDLDSTSVSSIADYIGVSYRHAIRVLQKFYNEKLIEKNNGVIVIKDFSRMKEVAKDNIYE from the coding sequence GTGGATAATAAATCAGACTTAATTATTCAATATTTGAAAGCTTTTAATATGCTTGGAATTTTTCCAGGAATAAGTACTGACAATTTTCAAGTAAATCATTTTGAAAAAGGCAAGCTTATTTGCGATAAAGATGATGAAATGCATCGTTTATATTTTGTTATTAAAGGAAAAGTAAAAGTTTACACGATTACACCAGAAGGAAAGAAACTAATCCTTCGCTTTATAAATCCGTTGGCAGTTGTCGGTGATATTGAACTAATACAAAATAGTAAAGCGCATAATGTTGTTGAAGCTTGTTCTGATGTTGTAGCTATCTCCATTTCTAATACGGTTATTAGAAACAAGTTATTACATGATCCTATATTTATGAACTTTTTGCTTGAAAATATTGCGAACACGTTAAAAATATCGACTCGTTTTACAGCTCTAAATTTACTTTATCCGGTAGAAGTACGTGTAGCTAGTTATTTACTTTCAATTTCAACAGATAGTAATGGGAATATGTATAAAGAGGATTTGGATTCAACTTCTGTATCAAGTATTGCAGATTATATAGGTGTAAGTTATAGGCATGCAATTCGAGTTTTACAAAAATTTTATAATGAAAAATTAATTGAAAAGAATAATGGAGTTATTGTAATTAAAGATTTTTCTAGAATGAAGGAAGTTGCTAAAGATAATATATATGAGTAA
- a CDS encoding DMT family transporter — MIGFSLAILAGILISLQSVFNTKVNENVGQWLTTACVLGIGLISSVLFHIITEKSISINFYTANYLFYISGLFGIGLIICIMGAIKSLGPAYTVLISLITQLVVALCIDTFGLFGMGRVPIQINKLIGIGLLIVGVGIFKNLFSNKKAITINEDRA; from the coding sequence ATGATTGGATTTAGTTTAGCTATATTAGCTGGAATATTAATTAGCTTACAATCTGTTTTTAATACGAAAGTGAATGAAAATGTAGGACAGTGGCTTACAACTGCATGTGTTCTTGGAATAGGTCTCATAAGTTCTGTTTTATTTCATATCATTACAGAGAAAAGTATAAGCATTAACTTTTATACTGCAAATTATTTATTTTATATAAGTGGATTGTTTGGTATCGGATTAATTATTTGTATAATGGGTGCAATAAAGAGTTTAGGTCCAGCTTATACGGTGCTCATTAGCCTTATTACTCAATTAGTTGTTGCATTATGTATTGATACATTTGGATTGTTTGGAATGGGGAGAGTACCTATACAAATAAATAAATTAATTGGTATAGGTCTATTAATTGTAGGGGTAGGAATTTTTAAAAATCTTTTTTCGAATAAGAAAGCTATTACTATAAATGAGGATAGGGCCTAA
- a CDS encoding DMT family transporter, with amino-acid sequence MKGILLAVFGGVFITLQGTFNAKLSSDIGIWSTSIMTHLIGFLIATTIFLLKKEEKVTDLKGVKKVYLAAGALGGLIICTETMAIYSMGVTLTAGTLMVAQLLTATVIEMKGLFHIKKIQMERYHIVGTIVMILGIFVFNM; translated from the coding sequence TTGAAAGGTATTTTACTTGCAGTTTTTGGAGGAGTATTCATTACACTTCAAGGTACGTTTAATGCGAAACTTAGTTCAGATATCGGTATATGGTCGACGAGTATTATGACGCATTTAATTGGGTTTCTTATTGCAACAACTATATTTTTGTTAAAGAAAGAAGAGAAAGTAACAGATTTAAAGGGTGTAAAAAAAGTATATTTAGCAGCTGGTGCACTTGGTGGCTTGATTATTTGTACAGAAACAATGGCGATATATTCAATGGGAGTTACATTAACAGCTGGAACACTTATGGTTGCTCAATTATTAACAGCTACTGTTATTGAAATGAAAGGATTATTTCATATAAAAAAGATACAAATGGAGAGATACCATATTGTGGGGACAATAGTAATGATTTTAGGTATTTTTGTGTTTAATATGTAA
- a CDS encoding GNAT family N-acetyltransferase, producing the protein MTALFKAMEFQLKTERLDLNMWEESDSAWMRKLIGERGVDMPTLDAVRSQLIEMRKRAVENGISLLTIRRRDEGDFIGYCGLIIGRSTLEEPEIAYELFRSAHGKGYATEAASAVLDAAIATGRHRLWSTVGAWNVASFRVLEKIGFERHHSTWDERGEIVWNVRDL; encoded by the coding sequence ATGACAGCTTTATTTAAAGCTATGGAGTTCCAGCTGAAAACTGAACGACTTGATCTGAATATGTGGGAGGAATCCGATTCAGCTTGGATGAGAAAATTAATTGGCGAACGTGGTGTTGATATGCCAACCCTTGACGCCGTTCGTAGCCAACTTATCGAGATGCGTAAGAGGGCAGTCGAAAATGGTATTTCCCTTCTCACTATTCGCCGACGAGACGAAGGTGATTTCATCGGATACTGTGGCTTGATTATCGGTCGTTCCACACTGGAAGAGCCGGAGATCGCATACGAGTTGTTCCGCAGTGCTCATGGCAAAGGCTATGCGACTGAGGCGGCATCTGCTGTGCTAGACGCTGCGATTGCTACCGGGCGCCACAGACTTTGGTCGACTGTAGGCGCTTGGAATGTTGCGTCCTTCCGGGTGTTAGAAAAGATAGGATTTGAGAGGCATCACAGTACGTGGGACGAGCGCGGTGAGATTGTTTGGAACGTACGCGACCTTTAG